From a single Streptomyces sp. NBC_00377 genomic region:
- a CDS encoding NAD(P)/FAD-dependent oxidoreductase codes for MDIVTRPRILVVGAGFAGVECVRRLERELSAAEADVTLVTPFAYQLYLPLLPQVASGVLTPQSIAVSLRRSKKYRTRIIPGGAIGVDLKSKVCVIRTITDEIVNEPYDYIVLAPGSVTRTFDIPGLTEHAFGMKTLAEAAYIRDHVISQLDLADASRNPAERTSRLQFVVVGGGYAGTETAACLQLLTHNAVKRYPNLDPSLIKWHLIDIAPKLMPELGDKLGRSAQEVLRKRGVDISLGVSIAKAGPEEVTFTDGRVIPTRTLIWTAGVVASPLIATLGAETVRGRLAVSAEMNLPGNDGVFALGDAAAVPDEAKGEEGAICPPTAQHAMRQGKVVADNVIATLRGRAMRPYVHKDLGLVVDLGGTDAVSKPLGIELRGLPAQVVARGYHWSALRTGVAKARVLTNWTLNAIAGDDFVRTGFQARRAAKLKDFEYTDSYLTPEQVRAQIEGTGSQSA; via the coding sequence CACTCTGGTGACGCCTTTCGCCTACCAGCTCTATCTGCCGCTGCTGCCACAGGTCGCCTCCGGGGTGCTGACGCCCCAGTCGATCGCCGTATCGCTGCGCCGCAGCAAGAAGTACCGCACCCGGATCATCCCGGGCGGCGCCATCGGCGTGGACCTCAAGTCGAAGGTCTGCGTCATCCGCACCATCACCGACGAGATCGTCAACGAGCCCTACGACTACATCGTGCTGGCTCCCGGCAGCGTCACCCGCACCTTCGACATCCCGGGGCTGACCGAGCACGCCTTCGGGATGAAGACCCTCGCCGAGGCCGCCTACATCCGCGACCACGTCATCAGCCAGCTCGACCTGGCCGACGCCAGCCGGAACCCCGCCGAGCGCACCTCGCGGCTCCAGTTCGTCGTCGTCGGCGGCGGCTACGCCGGCACCGAGACCGCGGCCTGCCTCCAGCTGCTCACCCACAACGCGGTCAAGCGCTATCCGAACCTGGATCCGAGCCTGATCAAGTGGCATCTGATCGACATCGCGCCGAAGCTGATGCCGGAACTCGGCGACAAGCTCGGCCGCAGCGCCCAGGAGGTGCTGCGCAAGCGGGGCGTCGACATCTCGCTCGGTGTGTCCATCGCCAAGGCGGGCCCGGAGGAGGTCACCTTCACCGACGGGCGGGTGATCCCGACCCGGACCCTCATCTGGACGGCGGGAGTCGTGGCCAGCCCGCTGATCGCGACGCTCGGTGCGGAGACGGTCCGCGGACGGCTCGCCGTCAGTGCCGAGATGAACCTGCCCGGCAACGACGGGGTGTTCGCGCTCGGCGACGCCGCCGCGGTGCCCGACGAGGCCAAGGGCGAGGAGGGCGCGATCTGCCCGCCGACCGCGCAGCACGCCATGCGCCAGGGCAAGGTCGTCGCCGACAACGTCATCGCGACGCTGCGGGGCCGGGCGATGCGGCCGTACGTGCACAAGGACCTCGGTCTGGTCGTCGACCTCGGCGGCACCGACGCCGTCTCCAAGCCGCTCGGCATCGAGTTGCGCGGGCTGCCCGCGCAGGTCGTGGCCCGCGGCTACCACTGGTCGGCGCTGCGCACGGGCGTGGCCAAGGCCCGGGTCCTGACGAACTGGACGCTCAACGCGATCGCGGGCGACGATTTCGTGCGCACCGGCTTCCAGGCGCGGCGGGCTGCGAAGCTGAAGGACTTCGAGTACACGGACAGCTATCTGACGCCCGAGCAGGTGCGGGCGCAGATCGAGGGGACCGGGTCGCAGAGCGCCTGA